CCGACACAAATAAAATTATCTAAATTATTTGTTGGGTCGTTTGTGTATTCTCTTAGAGTTTCTACTTTATATTCTCCTTTAATATTTGCTTTTAAAATAGAACTTGTTTCACCAATAATTAATTGATTGTTTAAATACCATTTATAAGTATCTGTATTTATACCCGTATCTGCATTTAAATCTATTGTTTTAAGTTGAGGAGTATCAATAGGATTGTTGATACATAAGATTTCTGGATTTAAATTTCCTTGTGGAACTGGTATTTTTTGAACTTGAATTTTAAATTGACCAATACTTTCGCAAGAATTAGAGGCTTTTAGTGTTATTCTTATAAAAATATCTTCTTCATCTGTAAAGAAATCATCATCAAAAGGCGCTGTAATTTCATTGTTTTGCAAACCAGCATCTTCACTTGTTCTGTAATAACTAAAGTTATGAGTTGTTAATTTTAATGCTCCTCCAGATTTAGAAATTATTTCTTGAGTCTTAATATCAAAATCATAAAAAGAAGTATTAGATCCAATACTATTTCTGCTGTCTGGTATGTTCGCGTTACTATCTAATTCACAGGCATAAACATCTGGGTAAGATGAAATCCCTGAAGGATTTACTTTTAATTCGATTTCTTTTATTTGATAACAACTAGTGATGGGGTTTGTTACTTTTACAATTAGTTTGTGATCTCCATTTGTAGCATTTGTAGCAGTTGAATTTCTATAATTGTTTTTTATTAAAGGTGAAGTAAAAGAGGTGTCTGTAGTTTCAAAAAAATCAATGACTACGTCATCTGTTCCTGTGTAAATTTCGGATTCTTTTGTTGTTAAGTTAAAGTTAGTTACAAAATCATTTGGATTATCATCAAAATCACATTGTTCATAAACAAGTACTGCATTTATTTCAGGAACAGGGTTAACAACTAAATTAAAGGTTTTTGAGGTGTTTCTGCAGCCTGTATTATTAATAACTCGCACAAATATCTTCTCATTATCTTTTATTGTGTTTGTGTAGAATAGTGCTTTGTCTATTGCGGCAGAATTGTTTTCTGCATCTGATAAACTTTTATGATAAGAAACAGTATATAAGCTTGAATCTAATGTTTCTAAAATTTCTGAATCTTTAGATTCTAATAAAAATGAGGAAGAATAACCATCTGTATTGCTAGAGCTAATAGTGTTATCATCACATGATAAATAGTCTTCTGGAGTATTTATGTTAAAAGTGGTTTTAACGTTTAGTGTAAAATTATTTGTGGTAAAACATCCATTGTTTGTATTTGTTAATCTAGTAAATATTACTTGTGGGTTAGTTATGTTTCTATAAGTTGTGGTACTTAAAATAGGGTTTGTATTTGTTTGAGCATCATTAGCGCTTAAGTGATAACTAATATTAACATTTGTCTGACTTCCTATTAATGTATCTTGATTTGTTATAAGGTCGAAAATTGAAGTTTCTTCAGTATCTGCAAGATTATCATCACACTCTTCTAAATTATAAGTGGTTCCTGTTACAGGAGGATTTGCAACTGGAGGATCACCTAAAGTAGCAGTACCAGTCCAATCTATTTTAAAATTACTACTTCCTATTGGTCTGTCTATTACAATAAAATAAGAATCATTAGCTTCTACTTCTAATTCTTTTACAAAACTATTTCCATCAGCACCAGGGCCTTCAGAAGTGTCTGTTTCTGTACTATTCATTCCTGTTAGATTGTCGGCTTGATTTGATGATTGTGGGTTTGTAGTAGAGCATCTAATTGCTTGACCAATATTATCACAAGTGACATTTTTACCAAAAATAAAAAAATCAAAATCTACTACAATATCAGTATTTGTAGTTCCGTTGTCATTTGTAGGTGTTAAAATAAAACCAAGTGTTCCACCTGTTTTTATTTTTATTTTAAACCAAAGACTATTGTGTTCTTGACTATTACAGGTATTAGAACTGTTTAGTTCTTGAATACCCACACCAGTAGCGTCTAAATCTGTAAAGCTATTATTTCCACAAACAATTAATGCATCTGTACAGTCATTTTGTGAAAATAAAAATGATGTGTATAAACTTAAAATTAATAAAAGTATTTTTTTCATAGCTGTATGTTTGAATACTAAAATTTATTAAAGATAAAAATAACAAGAAAATTGTATTAGATAATTTTTTAATTAACTTTTATATAAAACCACTTTTTAATAAGTTTTTTCTCAAAGTGTTATATGTTTATTTTGTTAATTATTTTACCTCCTTAGTAATGAAAAATGACCTTTATTGAGTATTGGAGATTTACTAGTATCTGCAGGAATTAGCTGAATATTAAACCAGTAATCATCAGAAGGCAATGTTTTACTATTATAAGTTCCGTTCCAACCTTGACTATCAATTGGTACTTGTGCCACTAATTTTCCAAATCGGTTAAAAATATTGATGCTACTATTTGGGTAAAAAGTCTTATTAGCACCTTTAATTATCCAAGTATCATTTTTTCCATCGCCATTTGGCGTAAAGAATTTTGGGAATTGAATGACAGATATTTGCAATTCAGTATCCGGAGAACAACCATTTTTATCATTTACAATTATGGTATAAATACCACCTTCAAGATTCTCGAAAAGTGGTTCATCTTGAAATCCAATTATAGGAAAACGATCTCCATTATCATCATTTCTAAGAGCAAATTGATAATCTCCAGGACCTAAATCATTACTTATAGTATCTATGGAAATAGAAATATTATCATTGCTACTAATAGTATTAGATTCATCAATTATGGTGATAAAACTCTCTTTTAATATTGCAACATTAGACTCATTAACCACAATTATTCTTTTTCTAGAACAACCATCAGGAGATTGATCAGTAGCAATTATAGTATATTTTCCTCCAGTTGTAACGTCTAAAGTTACGTCAGTTCCTAAAGTTGTTCCAGCTTGATCAGTCCAAGTATAATCATATGTTGCAGCAGGATTTTCAGCTTCTAAAGTAAGCGGAGTGTCATTTAAACAAACAATTTGTGGCGTATCAATATCTTCTTCCCCCATCACTGTAAAATTCGGAATTGGTTTTATGTTGATATTAAAAGACAAACCAGTATGCACACAAGCAATTGGTGTGTTTTTTGTGTTTTCTACACGCACATAAATCGTTTGGTTGTTCGCGTTATTCTCAAAGATGTTTTCATCAAGCGCTAAAGCCATGTTTCCAGCTTCAGCATCTGCTAAAGAAGTATAAAAAGTAACAGAGAAATCTGCAAATTCAGATGGTAAATAGTTAACCAGAATTTCTGGTATTTTATTTTTTAGAGTGATGTCACCATTAATCCCATTTGCATCATCAGCAAAACTATCTGAAGTATTATCACAGTCAGAATAATCAGAAATATTGATAGGAATATTTGGTTCTGGATAGATTAATAATTGAAAAGTAGCAAAGACAGATTCACACATATTTCCTCCTAAATCAAATACTTTAAAGAAGATGGTTTCTATACCAGGATCATCCGTAGAAAAATCAGCAGGAAAATTAGTTTCACTTGTAATATTTTGAAAAACAGTAGGATTTGATATTTCGTTACCATCTTGTGCATCTTGTTGTGTTGCGTAATAAGCAACTCTATGATTTATTTTACCATCTAAAATTTCAATGTCTTTTGAAGTTAAATCAATATTTTGAGCAACTCTATTTCGAGGATCACTATCAGAAGGAGTAATAATATCACAAACAGCAAAAGGAGTGATTGTATTAGAAACTGTTGGAACAGGATTCACAATTATTTTAAAAGATACATGATCATTAAAACATTGTGTAGCTCCATTTCTGTTTTGAACACGGACATAAATAATTTGTTCACTAATATCCCCCAAAGCAAAACCAGTTTGAGCAGAATTTGTAAAATTAGTATCGTTTGTAATAATATCTGTATTTGTATTTGCACCTGTTGCAGAAGTGTGAAAAGAAACAATATAATCTGTTTCGGTTTGTGTAGCTCCTAAAATTTCATCAACATTATCTCTAAGATTAATGCCAGAATTTTCACCATCTACAGTACTTCCAGATGCATCATCATCACACAGATTAAGATCTATTGGTGCATTTGCTAAAGGAGTAGAATTTACAGTTAAAGTAAATTGGCCAATACCAGTACAATCGTTATTTACTTTGTTTTTTATTCTTACAAAAATAGTTTGAGTGTTTGCATATGCAGGATCATTGTTATTTCTATGATTTGATATGTCAGGAATTTCATTTATAGAGGCAGTTCTATCTGCAGTTGACTCGTAGAATAATACTTCTAAATTTGGTTGGATTAATACAGGAAATAGGTCTAAAATTTCTTGTTCAGCTTCACTAAAATCAAAGAATGAAATTCCATCAGTATCAGAGTTTGCAGCAGTATTATTTCCATCAGCATCTAATAAATCATCACATTCAATAAAACTTCTGGAGTAATTAACGTCACCTGCAAAAGAAACAATCAATTCTATTTTAGAAATTCTGTAACAACCAAATTCTGAGATTGTTCTAACCCAAGCTTCTCCAGTATTAGAAACAGGATATCTTAATTTATCAGCAACTTCTGGAGTACCTGCAATAGCTTCAGCTTGTGAAGCATAATATTCAAAAGTTTCATTAGCTCTATTATCAGAAATACTAATTTCAGCTTCTGTTAAGTTGAAAGTTGTTATTAAATCAGGGTTATCATCACATTGTTTGATGATAACAGGGTTTGTTTTTATAATAGGTAAAGCATCTACAATTAATTGAAAAGACATAAATAAACTACCAGCAGTATCATCTGAAACAGTATTACAATTTGCATTGTCTATGTTTTCTACTCTTACATAAATATTTTGTGAGTTATTAACCTGATAATCTGTATTTTTATCAATTGCATTTGTTGTGCTACTAGTTTGAGCATCTGCTAAAAGAGTATGATAAGAAACAGCATATTGCGTTGCGCTTAAGGTTCCTAAAATTTCAGCATCTTTAGAGCTTAATATAAAGTTGTTTGTAATACCATCTGTATTACCACCAGCACTTGCAGTATCATCACACAATCTGTAAACTGTTGGTTGAATAGGTTTTGGTAAGTCATTTACAGAAAGATTGAAGTTTGTAGTTGCAAAACAAGTTGTTGGGGAATTTCTGTGATGTATTCTAGCATAAATTTGTTGAGAATTAAATGCAGTGTTATTGGTATAGGAATTTGGTAAATTTGAGCCAGTAATATTTTCTGTAGCTTTATTTAAAGTATCAAAATATAATACTTCAAAATCTGTAGTGTTTTGTCCATTTAAAACTTGAGAAGTTATTTCTGTATTAAAATCAAAAGTATTAAAACCATCACCATCACTATCACAATAAGATATGTCTTTTGGTTTGTTCGCAATAGGGCTAGTTACAAATTCTATTTTAATTTCTCCGGATGTTTTACAACCTACTGTTCCAAAACTTGTTTCTACTTTATAAACACCATTTCCTAAATTAGCATCATACGTTTGGTTTATTGCTCCTGGTATAATAACACCATCTTTAAACCATTGATAGTCATTTGCAGTTATAGACGCATCTAATGTTAGATATGTTCCACAAGCAGCATTGTTGTTTTTTGTTAAAAGGTCTTCTCCTAAATCGATACCTAAATTAAAACTTCCTGCCTCTAAAAAAACGGCAGAATCCCATTCACTATCTCCTTGATCTGCAATTACTAATTTTATTTCATAAATAACTCCAGGAGTAACATTAGAAATTGCAGTTAATACTTTTGTTCTACCACCATAATTTGTGTCTCCTAGATTATAGCCTTCAAAAAAGGCTATATTATCTGCACAGGCAGGAGCGTTATTTATATTTGTTGTACTAATTGGTGTACCATCTGGTAATACAGCTAAGTTTGTATAAGTTTTAGTACCAACTTCTCTTAATAAAAAAGCAAAACTATCAGCAAAAGAGCATTCAGTATTCATGTTATATTCTTCAGATGCCATTAAAAACCTAAAACTAATAGTGTCATTATATGTTTTAAAGTTAAACTTAATGAAAGTTGCATCTTGAGTGTTGACTACTCCTAAAGCTGTTTCTAAATCGGCATCACCTAGCGTGCCGTTAGTTATATCTAAAGTATTTGTAATTAAATTATTTCCTGCGTGTTGTGCTCTTCCTGAAGTTAACATTATTCCTTTATTAAAAGGGAAACTAGTATTTGCTCCTCTATTAAAAAAACCATAACTTTTAGTTGATATTTCTGTAGGTGTTCCGGTTTGAATTGATTCAAATGAATCAATTTCTGCACAATCACCGGATATTAATACATTTTCTATAAGTTGTTGTAGTGAATATTCAGATGCTACTTCTCCAGATTTATTAACTTCAATAAGTTGTGCGTTAGTACTAAATGTAAACATTAAAATAATAAATGAAAGAAGTAATCTCATAGTTGTTTTTTAGAAGGGCACAATATAGTGAAATAACGAATGTTTATCCCTTAAATAAGAAAGATGAAGCAACTAAGATTTAACAACTATAAATATTTAGAGTTGATTTTGTTTTATTTCGAAATTTTTAATGAAATAGTTTTGTCTAAAAAAATCTTCAATTAAAGAAAAACACAAATTAATGATGTCTGATAATTTTCATTTACAAAAACTTGTGCTAACGAATAACTGAAAATGTAGATCTAAATTGGTGTAATCAATTGACACCTTGAAACCTAAATTAGCAGAATAATAATAAGATGATGATGATGATGATGATGATGATGATGATGAATCTCGTCAGAAAAAGATAGAATGATACTTTTAGATACTATTAAAGATTAAAGTTTGTAAAGATTTTTTCTATTTTCTTAAAAGTGAAAAATGACCTTTTTTGAGTATTGGAGATTTACTAGTATCTGCAGGAATTAACTGAATATTAAACCAATAATCATCAGAAGGCAATGTTTTACTATCATAAGTTCCATTCCAACCTTGACTATCAATTGGTACTTGTGCCACTAATTTTCCAAATCGGTTAAAAATATTGATGCTACTATTAGGATAGAACGTTTTATTCGCACCTTTAATTACCCAAGTATCATTTTTCCCATCGCCATTTGGCGTAAAGAATTTTGGAAATTGAATTACAGATATTTGCAATTCAGTATCCGGAGAACATCCATTTTTATCATTTACAATTATGGTATAAATACCACCTTCAAGATTCTCAAATAACGGTTCATCCTGAAATCCAATTATAGGAAAACGATCTCCATTATCATCATTTCTAAGAGCAAATTGATAATCTCCAGGACCTAAATCATTACTTATAGTATCTATGGAAATAGAAATATTATCATTACTACTAATGGTATTAGATTCATCAATAATGGTGATAAAACTTTCGTCTAATATTGCAATATTAGACTCATTAACGACTATTATTCTTTTTCTTGAACAAGCATCAGGAGATTGATCTGTAGCGATTACAGTGTATTTTCCTGCACTTGTCACTTCTAGAGTTGAGTTTGTTCCTAAAGTAGTTCCTATTTCATCTGTCCAAGTATAATTATAGGTTGCAGCTGGGTTTTCAGCTTCTAAAGTAAGCGGAGTATCATTTAAACAAACAATTTGTGGCGTATCAATATCTTCTTCTCCCATCACTGTAAAATCTGGAATTGGTTTTATGTTGATATTAAAAAACAAACCAGTATGTACACAAGCAATTGGTGTGTTCTTTGTGTTTTCTACACGCACATAAATCGTTTGGTTGTTTGCATTATTTTCAAAGATATTTTCATCAAGCGCTAAAGCCATGTTTCCAGCTTCAGCTTCAGCATCTGCTAAAGAAGTATAAAAAGTAACAGAGAAATCTGCAAATTCAGAAGGCAAATAATTAACCAGAATTTCTGGTATTTTATTTTTTAGAGTGATGTCTCCATTAATCCCATTTGCATCATCAGCAAAACTATCTGAAGTGTTATCACAGTCAGAATAATCAGAAATATTGATAGGAATATTAGGTTCTGGATAGATTAATAATTGAAAAGTAGCAAAGACAGATTCACACATATTTCCTCCTAAATCAAATATTTTAAAGAAGATGGTTTCAATTCCTGGCGCATCGGTATTAAAATCAGCAGGAAAATTAGTTTCACTCGTTATATTTTGAAAAACAGTCGGGTTTGAAATTTCGTTATCATTTTCTGCATCTTGTTGGGTTGCATAATAGGCAACTCTATGATTTATTTTACCATCTAAAATTTCAGTGCTTTTCGAGGTTAAATCAATATTTTGAGCAATTCTGTTTCTTGTATCACTATCAGAAGGAGTAACAATATCACAAACAGCAAAAGGTGTGATTGTGTTAGAAACAGCAGGAATAGGATTCACTATTATTTTAAAAGATACGTGGTCATTAAAACATTGTGTAGTTGCGTTTCTGTCTTGAACTCTAATATAAATAGTTTGTTCACTAATATCACCTAAAGTAAAACCCGTTTGAGTAGCATTTGTAAAATTAGTATCATTTGTAATAATATCTACATTTGTATTTGCACCATTTTCAGAAGTATGAAAAGAAACGATATAATCTACTTCAGTTTGTGTAGCTCCTAAAATAGCATCAATATTATCTCTAAGGTTAATGCCAATATTTTCACCATCTAAAGTGCTACCAGATGCATCATCATCACAAAGATTAATATCCATTGGTGTATTTGCTAAAGGAACTGGTTTTATTTGTAAAAAAATTTGCCCTAAACCTGAACAATCGTTATTCGATTTACTAATTAATTTGTAAAATATAGGAAATTTATTTCCAGTTGTATTTGGAATGTTATTGTTTCTATATTGAGAAATATTTTGCAAAAGTTGAATTTCATTAATAGACTGTGTTCTATCTAATTCAGTTTCATAAAACTCTATTTTAATATCCGGATCGATAGAAATTTGACTAGGAGCAGAACTAAAATCGAAAAAAGTAATTCCATCTGTATCAGAATTTGCTGTGGTATTATTTCCATCAATATCTAAAAAATCATCACATTCTAAAAAAGTTTCTTCATAAGGTTCGTTAGGCGTGTAGCTAACCGTTAAATTGATTTGAGATATTGCGTAACAACCAAATTCAGAAACTGTTCTTACCCAAGCTTCACCAGTTGTGTCTACAAAATAACTCGTTTTGTCTGTTACTTCTGGAACACCTGCATTTGCATCAACTTCTGTAGCAAAATATTGAAAAGTATCTTTTGCATTGTCAGAAATATTACTTTCTGCTAATGTTAAATTGAAGGTTGTTTGCTTGTCAGGGTCAGAATCACATTGTTTTAATTCTGTTGGGTTTTCTTTCGGAATTGGTAATGGATTAACAGTTAAAGTTATTGCATTTGATGTTGTTGTACAGCTATTACCAGTTCTATTTAACAGCACTCTGTATTGATAGCTATTGTATGTTAAAGGGATGTTTGAAACCTGTAAATTAGCCGTCGTTGTTCCGTTATAAATAACATTATCCGTAATTGCATTCCAGGTTGTGCCATCGGTAGAAACTTCCCATTGAAAACTATCTGCAGTAGAATCTATCGTAATTATTTCAATAGAATTCTCACAAAAAGAAACATCATTAAAAGTAGTGTTTAAAGTGATAGGAGCAGCTGTTGTATAATTTGCATTTGGGGTTGTATAGCCATCTAAATTATTAATTATTATTCCTTTATTATCAACCATAAATGGAGTTGCGTTTAA
The window above is part of the Polaribacter sp. SA4-12 genome. Proteins encoded here:
- a CDS encoding T9SS type B sorting domain-containing protein; amino-acid sequence: MSIKNVQAQLSKKHFIPPLTYAETGNANPENQYFYISTPSNKSVSYTIKQIGVTGSDITGFVSSTSPEEIFIGSGDSQLFVDSRTTSVVHNDKGYIIEADDVIYVSIRVLAGGGAQAGALVSKGASALGTTFRAGMYTNENPQDNYLNFISVMATENNTQVIFDDLRTGISIKNSTNDGSSPISITLNEGESYIIATNASESIINKNALIGALITSDKDIVTNIGSANGSFHNGGGRDYGIDQIVGVDKIGSEYIFVKGDGSDGWENVLIVSHEDDTTVKINGGNTFGPLNKGDYILIEGINYNTNGNMYIETSKPAFAYQGIGANNSDANQGLFFVPPLSCENRGKVDNIPKIESIGSINFTGGVTIVTNKNATVNINSLPISSFTTSGPFNVDGNTEYVTYKVTNLTGDISIESSGELYCAYFNQNGAASSGSFYSGFPSSPEINFDATVSTLGNCIPNITLEAANTELFDEFEWFFDDETGGGFVSTGNTDPTFIPTNPGRYQLVGKIICSGATFKSLEVPVSICPDDFDGDLIIDNLDDDIDNDGILNCDESIGNAALNIADINNPSIVFIDSSTNNSTTSIYTETEVSNTFSGDNLGDFESVINPATDTKLKYELKFAQNVNFKFTQNKTTDHVISNGEYFILKIGPNNKNITLLDPDDQLLIDTNFDGEFETGVTYISSSEIWFKYVANTTGDTSTFQFIANQVNQIDFKHQSTGISAASTFNGNIQLTCFSLDSDGDGIENMFDLDSDNDGIPDFYETAIDTDSDGILNYLDLDSDNDGIFDSTEAGHNLADTDLDGTIDNASTTIGINGLVDNLELIPDDKTLAINFTIIDTDSDGIFNFLELDSDNDLCFDVTEAGFTENGSGVLNATPFMVDNKGIIINNLDGYTTPNANYTTAAPITLNTTFNDVSFCENSIEIITIDSTADSFQWEVSTDGTTWNAITDNVIYNGTTTANLQVSNIPLTYNSYQYRVLLNRTGNSCTTTSNAITLTVNPLPIPKENPTELKQCDSDPDKQTTFNLTLAESNISDNAKDTFQYFATEVDANAGVPEVTDKTSYFVDTTGEAWVRTVSEFGCYAISQINLTVSYTPNEPYEETFLECDDFLDIDGNNTTANSDTDGITFFDFSSAPSQISIDPDIKIEFYETELDRTQSINEIQLLQNISQYRNNNIPNTTGNKFPIFYKLISKSNNDCSGLGQIFLQIKPVPLANTPMDINLCDDDASGSTLDGENIGINLRDNIDAILGATQTEVDYIVSFHTSENGANTNVDIITNDTNFTNATQTGFTLGDISEQTIYIRVQDRNATTQCFNDHVSFKIIVNPIPAVSNTITPFAVCDIVTPSDSDTRNRIAQNIDLTSKSTEILDGKINHRVAYYATQQDAENDNEISNPTVFQNITSETNFPADFNTDAPGIETIFFKIFDLGGNMCESVFATFQLLIYPEPNIPINISDYSDCDNTSDSFADDANGINGDITLKNKIPEILVNYLPSEFADFSVTFYTSLADAEAEAGNMALALDENIFENNANNQTIYVRVENTKNTPIACVHTGLFFNINIKPIPDFTVMGEEDIDTPQIVCLNDTPLTLEAENPAATYNYTWTDEIGTTLGTNSTLEVTSAGKYTVIATDQSPDACSRKRIIVVNESNIAILDESFITIIDESNTISSNDNISISIDTISNDLGPGDYQFALRNDDNGDRFPIIGFQDEPLFENLEGGIYTIIVNDKNGCSPDTELQISVIQFPKFFTPNGDGKNDTWVIKGANKTFYPNSSINIFNRFGKLVAQVPIDSQGWNGTYDSKTLPSDDYWFNIQLIPADTSKSPILKKGHFSLLRK
- a CDS encoding T9SS type B sorting domain-containing protein; this encodes MRLLLSFIILMFTFSTNAQLIEVNKSGEVASEYSLQQLIENVLISGDCAEIDSFESIQTGTPTEISTKSYGFFNRGANTSFPFNKGIMLTSGRAQHAGNNLITNTLDITNGTLGDADLETALGVVNTQDATFIKFNFKTYNDTISFRFLMASEEYNMNTECSFADSFAFLLREVGTKTYTNLAVLPDGTPISTTNINNAPACADNIAFFEGYNLGDTNYGGRTKVLTAISNVTPGVIYEIKLVIADQGDSEWDSAVFLEAGSFNLGIDLGEDLLTKNNNAACGTYLTLDASITANDYQWFKDGVIIPGAINQTYDANLGNGVYKVETSFGTVGCKTSGEIKIEFVTSPIANKPKDISYCDSDGDGFNTFDFNTEITSQVLNGQNTTDFEVLYFDTLNKATENITGSNLPNSYTNNTAFNSQQIYARIHHRNSPTTCFATTNFNLSVNDLPKPIQPTVYRLCDDTASAGGNTDGITNNFILSSKDAEILGTLSATQYAVSYHTLLADAQTSSTTNAIDKNTDYQVNNSQNIYVRVENIDNANCNTVSDDTAGSLFMSFQLIVDALPIIKTNPVIIKQCDDNPDLITTFNLTEAEISISDNRANETFEYYASQAEAIAGTPEVADKLRYPVSNTGEAWVRTISEFGCYRISKIELIVSFAGDVNYSRSFIECDDLLDADGNNTAANSDTDGISFFDFSEAEQEILDLFPVLIQPNLEVLFYESTADRTASINEIPDISNHRNNNDPAYANTQTIFVRIKNKVNNDCTGIGQFTLTVNSTPLANAPIDLNLCDDDASGSTVDGENSGINLRDNVDEILGATQTETDYIVSFHTSATGANTNTDIITNDTNFTNSAQTGFALGDISEQIIYVRVQNRNGATQCFNDHVSFKIIVNPVPTVSNTITPFAVCDIITPSDSDPRNRVAQNIDLTSKDIEILDGKINHRVAYYATQQDAQDGNEISNPTVFQNITSETNFPADFSTDDPGIETIFFKVFDLGGNMCESVFATFQLLIYPEPNIPINISDYSDCDNTSDSFADDANGINGDITLKNKIPEILVNYLPSEFADFSVTFYTSLADAEAGNMALALDENIFENNANNQTIYVRVENTKNTPIACVHTGLSFNINIKPIPNFTVMGEEDIDTPQIVCLNDTPLTLEAENPAATYDYTWTDQAGTTLGTDVTLDVTTGGKYTIIATDQSPDGCSRKRIIVVNESNVAILKESFITIIDESNTISSNDNISISIDTISNDLGPGDYQFALRNDDNGDRFPIIGFQDEPLFENLEGGIYTIIVNDKNGCSPDTELQISVIQFPKFFTPNGDGKNDTWIIKGANKTFYPNSSINIFNRFGKLVAQVPIDSQGWNGTYNSKTLPSDDYWFNIQLIPADTSKSPILNKGHFSLLRR
- a CDS encoding T9SS type B sorting domain-containing protein; amino-acid sequence: MKKILLLILSLYTSFLFSQNDCTDALIVCGNNSFTDLDATGVGIQELNSSNTCNSQEHNSLWFKIKIKTGGTLGFILTPTNDNGTTNTDIVVDFDFFIFGKNVTCDNIGQAIRCSTTNPQSSNQADNLTGMNSTETDTSEGPGADGNSFVKELEVEANDSYFIVIDRPIGSSNFKIDWTGTATLGDPPVANPPVTGTTYNLEECDDNLADTEETSIFDLITNQDTLIGSQTNVNISYHLSANDAQTNTNPILSTTTYRNITNPQVIFTRLTNTNNGCFTTNNFTLNVKTTFNINTPEDYLSCDDNTISSSNTDGYSSSFLLESKDSEILETLDSSLYTVSYHKSLSDAENNSAAIDKALFYTNTIKDNEKIFVRVINNTGCRNTSKTFNLVVNPVPEINAVLVYEQCDFDDNPNDFVTNFNLTTKESEIYTGTDDVVIDFFETTDTSFTSPLIKNNYRNSTATNATNGDHKLIVKVTNPITSCYQIKEIELKVNPSGISSYPDVYACELDSNANIPDSRNSIGSNTSFYDFDIKTQEIISKSGGALKLTTHNFSYYRTSEDAGLQNNEITAPFDDDFFTDEEDIFIRITLKASNSCESIGQFKIQVQKIPVPQGNLNPEILCINNPIDTPQLKTIDLNADTGINTDTYKWYLNNQLIIGETSSILKANIKGEYKVETLREYTNDPTNNLDNFICVGYNTFTVVESNIAVIESFDFVDDQDMLEENTITINVSGKGNYEYALNSNNITDFKTGINNLSYTFTNVPTGLNKIYIRDINDCGETISKEISFIYFQRHFTPNADGKFDTWKVLGTDNTFYKQVSLEIFDRFGNLLKVMDQKTENGWNGFLNGKPLPSNDYWYNAVLVDINGNIRTKNGHFSLLRR